One Streptococcus gallolyticus subsp. gallolyticus DSM 16831 DNA window includes the following coding sequences:
- the queA gene encoding tRNA preQ1(34) S-adenosylmethionine ribosyltransferase-isomerase QueA: protein MNTNDFDFNLPEELIAQTPLEKRDSSKLLVIDHKTHEMVDAHFDHILDELNPGDALVMNNTRVLPARLYGEKPDTHGHVELLLLKNTQGDQWEVLAKPAKRLRVGAKVSFGDGRLTATVVEELDHGGRIVEFAYDGIFLEVLESLGEMPLPPYIHEKLDDPDRYQTVYAKENGSAAAPTAGLHFTQNLLAKIEAKGVKLVYLTLHVGLGTFRPVSVDNIEEHEMHSEFYTLSEEAAQTLRDVKAAGRRVVAVGTTSIRTLETIGSKFNGDIKADSGWTNIFIKPGYEFKVVDAFSTNFHLPKSTLVMLVSAFAGREFVLDAYQHAIDERYRFFSFGDAMFVK from the coding sequence ATGAATACCAATGATTTTGATTTTAATTTACCAGAGGAATTGATTGCCCAAACTCCTCTTGAAAAACGAGATAGTTCAAAACTTTTGGTCATTGACCACAAGACACATGAAATGGTTGATGCTCATTTTGACCATATTTTAGATGAATTAAACCCTGGGGATGCGCTTGTTATGAACAATACGCGTGTGCTTCCTGCCCGTCTTTACGGTGAAAAACCAGACACACACGGTCATGTGGAATTGCTTCTTTTGAAAAATACACAAGGTGACCAATGGGAAGTTCTTGCCAAACCTGCAAAACGCTTGCGTGTCGGAGCTAAGGTGTCATTTGGTGACGGACGTTTAACCGCTACTGTGGTTGAAGAATTGGACCACGGCGGACGTATCGTTGAATTTGCTTATGACGGTATCTTTCTTGAAGTTTTGGAAAGCCTTGGCGAAATGCCATTGCCACCATATATTCATGAAAAATTAGATGACCCAGACCGTTACCAAACCGTTTATGCTAAAGAAAATGGTTCTGCTGCCGCTCCTACTGCTGGGCTTCACTTCACTCAAAATTTGCTTGCCAAAATCGAGGCAAAAGGTGTTAAACTTGTCTATCTGACCCTTCATGTTGGGCTAGGAACTTTCCGCCCAGTGTCTGTCGATAATATCGAAGAGCACGAAATGCACTCTGAATTTTATACGCTGTCTGAAGAAGCTGCTCAAACACTTCGTGACGTGAAAGCTGCTGGCAGACGTGTCGTTGCTGTCGGAACAACATCTATCCGCACGCTTGAAACTATCGGTTCAAAATTCAACGGCGACATCAAAGCTGACAGCGGCTGGACGAATATCTTCATCAAACCTGGCTATGAATTTAAAGTGGTTGATGCTTTTTCAACAAACTTCCACTTGCCAAAATCAACACTTGTCATGCTAGTATCTGCCTTTGCAGGACGTGAATTTGTCCTTGATGCTTACCAACACGCCATTGACGAACGCTACCGCTTCTTTAGCTTCGGCGACGCCATGTTTGTGAAATAA
- a CDS encoding VIT1/CCC1 transporter family protein → MTIRDYAKSIVYGGMDGIVTTFAVVAGAVGGNLGIKPILILGFSNLLADGFSMAVGDYLSSTTEESAVKAKAVKNAGATFMSFITFGLIPLLSYLLINVFSLFKIHTFLIACVLVSLALALLGLVKAIITGSSKKKEIFRTLLIGLIAALFAYCVGEGLGKLAGTR, encoded by the coding sequence ATGACAATTAGAGATTATGCAAAGTCAATTGTTTACGGTGGTATGGATGGCATTGTCACAACGTTTGCTGTGGTAGCAGGAGCTGTCGGTGGTAATTTGGGGATTAAACCGATTCTTATTTTAGGATTTTCAAATCTTTTAGCAGACGGTTTTTCGATGGCAGTTGGTGATTATTTAAGCTCTACGACAGAAGAATCTGCGGTCAAAGCAAAAGCTGTAAAAAATGCAGGAGCAACCTTTATGTCATTTATCACTTTCGGCTTAATTCCTTTACTGTCATATCTTTTGATTAATGTTTTTAGTCTCTTTAAAATACACACATTTCTGATTGCTTGTGTCTTGGTATCACTTGCCTTAGCCTTACTTGGCTTGGTGAAAGCAATCATTACAGGTAGCAGTAAGAAAAAAGAAATTTTTAGAACCCTACTTATCGGCTTAATCGCTGCGCTTTTTGCCTATTGTGTCGGCGAAGGTCTCGGAAAATTAGCAGGAACACGCTAG
- a CDS encoding ABC transporter ATP-binding protein, which translates to MVQLELKNVCKKYSGQSHYALDHINLVVEKGDFVAIMGRSGSGKTTFLNVSSTIDSIDSGDIFCGDKNIGQLSDKEATEFRKNNVGFVFQDYMLLDSLTIRENIAIALSLQNVDKSKIDDKINDYASELNLYEQLEKYPYQLSGGQKQRASIIRAIIKNPEIVFADEPTGALDLKSSEDTMKLLSKINRMFNVTILMVTHDILSASYANRVVVLKDGQFDKEILKSGCGSTYRDTISQALSKVGE; encoded by the coding sequence ATGGTACAATTAGAACTTAAAAATGTTTGTAAAAAATATTCTGGTCAATCTCACTATGCGTTAGACCATATTAATTTAGTAGTTGAAAAAGGCGATTTTGTAGCTATTATGGGGAGAAGTGGTAGCGGAAAGACAACGTTTTTGAATGTTTCTTCAACCATTGACAGTATTGATAGTGGTGATATTTTCTGTGGTGATAAAAATATTGGTCAGCTTTCTGATAAAGAGGCTACAGAATTTAGAAAAAATAATGTTGGATTTGTTTTTCAAGATTACATGTTGTTAGATAGTTTGACAATTCGTGAAAATATTGCGATTGCGTTATCACTTCAAAATGTAGATAAAAGTAAAATTGATGACAAAATTAATGATTATGCATCAGAGCTAAATTTGTATGAACAGCTAGAAAAATATCCTTATCAATTATCAGGAGGACAGAAGCAAAGAGCAAGTATCATTCGAGCAATTATAAAAAATCCAGAAATTGTTTTTGCTGATGAGCCAACAGGTGCGTTAGATTTAAAATCGTCAGAAGATACAATGAAATTGCTAAGTAAAATTAATCGTATGTTTAATGTGACTATATTAATGGTAACCCATGACATTCTATCAGCTTCATACGCTAATCGTGTTGTTGTTTTAAAAGATGGTCAGTTTGATAAAGAAATTCTAAAATCAGGTTGTGGTTCTACCTATCGCGATACCATTAGTCAAGCATTGTCAAAAGTAGGTGAGTAA
- a CDS encoding FtsX-like permease family protein codes for MIWTITKANIIKNFSLYRVYFLATIGLLSVFTAFLTFTSDKMILAKIAESEQASAIANISLTFLIVFLTIFLMYFNNFFIKRRSRELGAMAILGFSKQKLVTLLTLENLVILSVSYLISLIMGPTLYTAVVSLIINVLGIEISNQWFISPEMVIKSFGIVLIIFIINFLINISIIKGQSLIEFVNYSKKAEKQIKVKRVRSILAITALGTAYCLCLTTMFSMTQRIWVKIGIMPISLLMIILISLGSIFTIRYGLVFILSLLKKNRKKLYQPVANVVYPKLSFRIATKSRLLTILSGLLTLTIVISGMMVMLITYSVNGIERLNPSAIEYNLQDENGTVDIDKILNKYQVSQLDIHLLRLNSNPKVTITDSGQTIPYFDLVKYSDYEQLAKVQGKKVLADASVPLLINYYPTQKSLGKTFKFENGSEVTVKKVTTDNIFSFATSVSTLVVSDEFYDTLQRIYPSKEVVIRTFNGDNVRHSKAFYEYFKNIDDIKSSYEREYLVKTGNISTYIFISFLSILFVICTGSILYFTSLVEIMENKNEYSYLNKLGYGKELIDKILKYEIGILFVIPVLLGTINGGALLIFYKYLFTDSLVASQIIFVSIGICLLIFLLLYFFVYVLTNRSAHSIVNS; via the coding sequence ATGATTTGGACAATAACAAAAGCAAATATTATTAAAAATTTTTCACTCTACCGAGTTTATTTTTTAGCTACAATTGGACTTTTAAGTGTTTTTACAGCATTTCTAACGTTTACTTCTGATAAGATGATTTTAGCCAAAATTGCAGAGAGCGAACAAGCTTCTGCAATAGCGAATATTTCACTTACTTTTTTGATTGTTTTTTTAACTATTTTTTTGATGTATTTCAATAACTTTTTCATCAAAAGAAGAAGTCGTGAATTAGGAGCTATGGCTATTTTGGGATTTTCTAAACAAAAGTTAGTTACATTACTAACTTTGGAGAATCTTGTTATTTTATCGGTGAGTTACCTTATTAGCCTTATTATGGGGCCAACATTATATACAGCGGTAGTCTCCCTTATTATTAATGTTTTAGGAATTGAAATATCCAATCAGTGGTTTATATCACCAGAAATGGTTATTAAATCTTTTGGAATTGTATTAATTATTTTTATTATTAATTTTTTAATTAACATTAGTATCATTAAAGGTCAGTCTTTGATTGAGTTTGTTAATTATTCTAAAAAAGCTGAAAAACAAATTAAGGTGAAAAGGGTTCGTTCAATTTTAGCGATTACTGCCTTGGGAACAGCATATTGCTTGTGCTTAACGACTATGTTTAGTATGACACAGCGTATTTGGGTAAAAATAGGGATTATGCCAATTTCACTTCTAATGATTATTCTTATTTCACTAGGAAGTATTTTTACGATTCGCTATGGTCTAGTTTTTATACTCTCTCTTTTAAAGAAAAATAGAAAAAAACTTTATCAACCAGTAGCTAATGTTGTATATCCTAAGCTTAGCTTTAGAATTGCAACAAAAAGTAGATTATTAACCATTTTAAGTGGACTTTTAACATTAACAATTGTTATCAGTGGTATGATGGTAATGCTCATTACTTATAGCGTGAATGGTATCGAACGATTAAATCCATCAGCTATTGAATATAATTTACAGGATGAAAATGGGACAGTTGATATTGATAAAATTCTTAATAAGTATCAAGTAAGTCAATTAGATATTCATCTTTTAAGACTTAATAGCAATCCTAAAGTAACCATTACAGATAGTGGGCAAACCATACCATATTTTGATTTGGTTAAATATAGTGATTACGAGCAACTAGCTAAAGTTCAAGGAAAAAAAGTATTGGCTGATGCATCAGTACCTCTGTTAATTAACTACTATCCTACCCAAAAAAGTTTGGGAAAAACGTTTAAATTTGAAAATGGGAGTGAAGTAACTGTAAAAAAAGTAACAACTGATAATATTTTTAGTTTTGCAACTAGTGTAAGTACTTTAGTTGTAAGTGATGAATTTTACGATACTTTGCAAAGAATTTATCCAAGTAAAGAAGTAGTGATTAGAACATTTAATGGAGATAATGTTCGTCATAGTAAAGCTTTTTATGAATACTTTAAAAACATAGATGATATTAAGAGTAGTTATGAACGTGAATATTTAGTTAAAACTGGAAATATTTCAACTTATATCTTTATTTCATTTTTATCAATCTTATTTGTTATTTGTACAGGAAGCATACTGTACTTTACAAGTTTGGTTGAAATCATGGAAAATAAAAATGAATATTCTTATTTAAATAAATTGGGCTATGGTAAAGAATTAATTGACAAAATTCTTAAGTATGAAATTGGAATCTTATTTGTTATTCCCGTTTTATTAGGTACTATTAATGGGGGTGCATTACTTATTTTTTATAAATATTTATTTACAGACAGTTTAGTTGCAAGTCAGATTATTTTTGTATCGATTGGAATATGTTTATTAATCTTCTTATTGCTATATTTCTTTGTTTACGTTTTAACCAATCGTTCAGCACATTCTATAGTCAATTCTTAA